The Deltaproteobacteria bacterium genomic interval GGATCCTGATGGAGCAGTGCGAGCAGTTCTTCTTCGGAGAGGGGGCGGCGCTGCCACCGGACTACGTGCCGCCGCCGGCCAAGTGACCGCGTGACTCGCCGGGCCACGACGCCCACTGGCGACGCGCCGCCCCGGCGCGCGCTGGTCGTCGCGTGCTACGAACTGGGCCGGCCGCCGCACGGCGTGGCGCTCGCCGCCGCCGCGTTGTCCCGCGCGGGCTGGTCGGTGCGCGCCGTCGACCTGTCGGTCGACCGCCTCGACGACGATGCGGTGCACGGAGCAGACGCGGTCGCGATCGCCGTGCCGATGCACACCGCGCTGCGCCTCGGCGCCGCCGTCGGCCGCCGCGTGCGCGCGGCCCGCCCCGGCATCCCGATCGTATACTTCGGCTCGTATGCGCCGCTGAACGAGGCCTACTTGCGCGCGTGCGGCGCGGACGCGGTCGTGGCCGGCGAATGCGAGTCGGCGCTCGTCGACGCCATGGCCGGGCGCACCCCGGCCGCACCGGTATCGCTCTCGCGCGCGCGATTGCCGGTGCCGCGGCGCGACGTGCTGCCACCACTTTCGCGCTACGCCAAGCTGGTCGACGCCGGTGGGCGTCAGCGTCTCGCCGGCTACACCGAAGCGACCCGCGGCTGCCTGCACATGTGCCGGCACTGCCCGATCCCTCCCATCTACGGCGGCCGACTGGTCCCGGTCGACCGCGACGTCGTGCTCGCGGACATCGCTCAGCAGATCGCGGCGGGCGCCGAGCACATCTCGTTCGGCGATCCCGACTTCTGGTGCGGCCCCGGCCACGCGATGCGCATCCTTCGCGACATGCACGACCGCTGGCCGGGCGTGTCGTTCGACGCGACGATCAAGATCGAGCACCTGCTGCGCCACGCGGCGCTGCTCCCCGAGCTTCGCCGGCTCGGCTGCGCGTTCGTCGTCAGCGCGGTCGAAGCGGTCGACGACCGCGTGCTGGCCAAGCTCGCCAAGGGCCACACTCGCGCCGACGTCGACCGCGCGCTCGCGCTGGCGAGGGAGGCCGGCGTGCCCGTGCGCCCGACGTTCGTGCCGTTCACGCCGTGGATCGACCTGCCCGGCTTGCTCGACCTGCTCGACTTCATCGAGTCGCGCGACCTGGTCGGGGCCGTCGACCCGGTCCAGCTCACGGTGCGGCTGCTCGTACCGCCGGGTTCGCTGCTCGCGGACGAACCGGAGATGGGGCCGGTGGACGCCGAACGCCTCACGCACGTGTGGACGCACCGCGACGAACGCGTGGACGCGCTCCAGCGCCGGGCGGAGGCGATCGTCGCCGCGGGGGGCGACTACGCCGCCGT includes:
- a CDS encoding radical SAM protein, yielding MVVACYELGRPPHGVALAAAALSRAGWSVRAVDLSVDRLDDDAVHGADAVAIAVPMHTALRLGAAVGRRVRAARPGIPIVYFGSYAPLNEAYLRACGADAVVAGECESALVDAMAGRTPAAPVSLSRARLPVPRRDVLPPLSRYAKLVDAGGRQRLAGYTEATRGCLHMCRHCPIPPIYGGRLVPVDRDVVLADIAQQIAAGAEHISFGDPDFWCGPGHAMRILRDMHDRWPGVSFDATIKIEHLLRHAALLPELRRLGCAFVVSAVEAVDDRVLAKLAKGHTRADVDRALALAREAGVPVRPTFVPFTPWIDLPGLLDLLDFIESRDLVGAVDPVQLTVRLLVPPGSLLADEPEMGPVDAERLTHVWTHRDERVDALQRRAEAIVAAGGDYAAVRAAYYQAAGVALPPLRPPERIAPRMTEPWFC